A region from the Halomarina litorea genome encodes:
- a CDS encoding coiled-coil protein — protein sequence MAETIDESKNVELTEEDLETKSKGELIKRAGQLRDRRNELNQMASERASKRDELNAKTREKVDEAQEHREKRDELNEQVQEHKQKRNDLNAKANELFSEVDDAKSDLDLDDGKSLDQLKEEIEKLEFRQQTEVLSSEDERELIEKIEKKRDQYQERKSKLDDTDGIDEIKEEAQEVRAEASQHHQKVTELADEAQEHHNQMIEAYREADDIRDEADEWHEKFVDAQEAADRHHEDFVRVQKRLREMDKEEEKERKDERAAKREEAKQEAEEIYQKFKEGETLDTEDLMKLQKSGLL from the coding sequence ATGGCAGAGACTATCGACGAATCCAAGAACGTAGAACTAACCGAAGAGGACCTCGAAACCAAATCCAAAGGCGAGCTCATCAAGCGCGCCGGTCAGCTCCGTGACCGACGCAACGAGCTCAACCAGATGGCGTCCGAGCGCGCGTCCAAGCGCGACGAGCTGAACGCCAAGACTCGCGAGAAGGTCGACGAGGCCCAGGAACACCGCGAGAAGCGCGACGAGCTCAACGAGCAGGTTCAGGAGCACAAGCAGAAGCGCAACGATCTCAACGCGAAGGCCAACGAGCTGTTCTCGGAAGTCGACGACGCCAAGTCCGACCTCGACCTCGACGACGGCAAGAGCCTCGACCAGCTCAAAGAGGAGATCGAGAAGCTCGAATTTCGACAGCAGACCGAGGTTCTGAGCTCCGAGGACGAGCGCGAACTCATCGAGAAGATCGAGAAGAAGCGCGACCAGTACCAAGAGCGCAAGTCGAAGCTCGACGACACCGACGGCATCGACGAGATCAAAGAGGAGGCCCAGGAGGTCCGCGCCGAGGCGAGCCAGCACCACCAGAAGGTCACCGAACTCGCCGACGAGGCCCAGGAACACCACAACCAGATGATCGAGGCCTACCGCGAGGCCGACGACATCCGTGACGAGGCCGACGAGTGGCACGAGAAGTTCGTCGACGCCCAGGAGGCCGCCGACCGCCACCACGAGGACTTCGTCCGCGTCCAGAAGCGCCTGCGCGAGATGGACAAGGAGGAGGAGAAAGAGCGCAAGGACGAGCGCGCCGCCAAGCGCGAGGAGGCCAAGCAGGAGGCCGAGGAGATCTATCAGAAGTTCAAGGAGGGCGAGACCCTCGACACCGAGGACCTGATGAAGCTCCAGAAGTCCGGGCTGCTCTAA
- a CDS encoding amidohydrolase produces the protein MSVSRDRLVALRRDLHRHPEPAWREFWTTSRIVDELEAIGVDELYVGSEMLVPEERMGVPDDEELTRWHDLAREAGAREDVLERTEGGLTGALAVVKQGEGPTVGLRVDIDALPRLESEDAAHVPASEGFRSETGAMHACGHDAHVTFGIGVLEAVKASDFSGTLKVVFQPAEEVIGGGKAVAESGLLDDCEYFLAAHVGLEHPTGEVVAGIDGFLAVHHFEATFTGEPAHAGANPGDGRNANQALAAAVQNLYAIPRHQDGATRVNAGVIRGGSATNIIPEEAHLEGEVRGETTELKEYMRERAVRVIESAARMHDCEVELETAGDAPSATSDEAIVDVVYDVARGTDAVNSLVRRDALGGSEDATYLMQRVQEHGGKACYVGVGTDHPGGHHTATFDVDEDSLPIGVSVLTESIRRLSHARV, from the coding sequence ATGAGCGTCTCGAGAGACCGCCTCGTGGCACTGCGCCGTGACCTCCACCGCCACCCCGAACCCGCCTGGCGGGAGTTCTGGACGACGAGTCGCATCGTGGACGAACTCGAAGCCATCGGCGTCGACGAACTGTACGTCGGGAGCGAGATGCTGGTCCCCGAGGAGCGAATGGGCGTCCCCGACGACGAGGAACTGACCCGCTGGCACGACCTGGCCCGCGAAGCGGGCGCGCGTGAGGACGTCCTCGAACGGACGGAGGGCGGACTCACCGGCGCACTCGCCGTCGTGAAGCAGGGCGAGGGACCCACGGTCGGCCTGCGCGTCGACATCGACGCCCTCCCCCGCCTCGAATCCGAGGACGCGGCCCACGTTCCCGCATCGGAGGGCTTCCGCTCGGAGACGGGCGCGATGCACGCCTGCGGGCACGACGCCCACGTCACGTTCGGCATCGGCGTCCTCGAAGCCGTGAAAGCGAGCGACTTCTCGGGCACACTGAAAGTCGTGTTCCAGCCCGCGGAGGAGGTCATCGGCGGCGGGAAGGCCGTCGCCGAGTCGGGCCTGCTCGACGACTGCGAGTACTTCCTCGCGGCGCACGTCGGCCTCGAACACCCCACGGGCGAGGTGGTCGCGGGCATCGACGGCTTCCTCGCGGTCCACCACTTCGAGGCGACGTTCACGGGCGAACCCGCCCACGCGGGCGCGAACCCCGGCGACGGGCGCAACGCCAATCAGGCGCTCGCGGCGGCCGTCCAGAACCTCTACGCCATCCCGCGCCACCAGGACGGCGCGACGCGCGTCAACGCCGGCGTCATCCGCGGGGGGAGCGCGACCAACATCATCCCCGAGGAGGCCCACCTCGAAGGCGAGGTGCGCGGCGAGACGACCGAACTGAAGGAGTACATGCGCGAACGCGCCGTCCGGGTCATCGAGTCGGCGGCCCGGATGCACGACTGCGAGGTCGAACTGGAAACGGCCGGCGACGCCCCCAGCGCAACGAGCGACGAGGCCATCGTCGACGTGGTGTACGACGTCGCCCGCGGGACCGACGCGGTGAACTCGCTGGTCCGCCGGGACGCCCTCGGCGGGAGCGAGGACGCCACCTACCTCATGCAACGCGTCCAGGAGCACGGCGGGAAGGCCTGCTACGTCGGCGTCGGCACCGACCACCCCGGCGGCCACCACACCGCCACCTTCGACGTGGACGAGGACTCCCTGCCCATCGGCGTGAGCGTCCTCACGGAGTCCATCCGACGGCTCTCGCACGCGCGGGTCTGA
- a CDS encoding endonuclease III domain-containing protein yields the protein MSEDEPAENISGGETGGGRFDQFQPGDGTSRAETVVDRLGDLYWQKTYGVRESQSDSRANQNAERSGDGQDAFECLVRTILSQNTSDKASQPAHDELIGRYGGGDLAESLATADRDELAETISAAGLYNQKSETITRIARRVEEEYGGATEFDAFVREEDYDAVREALLDMKGVGPKTADCVLLFAGGRGGVFPVDTHVHRIYRRMGIAPADADHEQVRQVLESQVPAEKCGFGHTASIQFGREYCSARNPACLDDPEACPMADLCEQVGVSPETGEVVDPAEAE from the coding sequence ATGAGCGAGGACGAACCCGCGGAGAACATCTCCGGCGGCGAGACAGGCGGCGGGCGGTTCGACCAGTTCCAGCCAGGGGACGGAACCTCCCGCGCGGAGACGGTCGTCGACCGACTCGGGGACCTCTACTGGCAAAAGACGTACGGGGTTCGCGAATCGCAGAGCGATTCGCGAGCTAACCAGAACGCAGAGCGTTCTGGTGATGGACAGGACGCCTTCGAGTGTCTGGTCCGCACCATCCTCTCGCAGAACACGAGCGACAAGGCGAGCCAACCGGCCCACGACGAGTTGATAGGGCGCTATGGTGGTGGAGACCTCGCGGAGTCCCTCGCGACCGCCGACCGAGACGAACTCGCCGAGACCATCTCCGCTGCGGGTCTCTACAACCAGAAGTCCGAGACCATCACCCGAATCGCGCGGCGGGTCGAAGAGGAGTACGGCGGCGCGACCGAGTTCGACGCGTTCGTCCGCGAGGAGGACTACGACGCGGTGCGCGAGGCCCTTCTCGACATGAAGGGCGTCGGGCCGAAGACGGCCGACTGCGTCCTCCTGTTCGCGGGCGGACGGGGCGGCGTCTTCCCCGTCGACACCCACGTCCACCGCATCTACCGGCGGATGGGAATCGCGCCCGCCGACGCCGATCACGAACAGGTGAGGCAGGTCCTCGAATCACAGGTCCCCGCCGAGAAGTGCGGCTTCGGCCACACCGCCTCCATCCAGTTCGGGCGCGAGTACTGCTCCGCGCGGAACCCCGCGTGTCTGGACGACCCGGAGGCCTGCCCGATGGCGGACCTCTGCGAACAGGTGGGCGTCTCCCCCGAGACGGGCGAGGTCGTGGACCCCGCGGAGGCCGAGTAG
- a CDS encoding DUF371 domain-containing protein, producing MASDERSVTVHAAGHEHVSATHESTFEVTSDDWLTPAGDCILGVEADCTPAALDEGFVSACRDRGATITATLTAGDHEQTVTGRGHPDLTFEDDRSMVFRTSDYADDRTVMVGADASADDIDRDLVAALADGADLTVTLRVE from the coding sequence ATGGCATCCGACGAGCGGTCCGTGACGGTCCACGCCGCCGGCCACGAACACGTGAGTGCGACCCACGAGAGCACCTTCGAGGTGACGAGCGACGACTGGCTGACCCCCGCCGGCGACTGCATCCTCGGCGTCGAGGCCGACTGCACCCCCGCGGCCCTCGACGAGGGGTTCGTGTCGGCCTGCCGCGACCGCGGCGCGACCATCACCGCGACGCTCACCGCCGGGGACCACGAACAGACCGTCACGGGCCGGGGGCACCCGGACCTCACCTTCGAGGACGACCGGAGCATGGTCTTTCGCACGAGCGACTACGCCGACGACCGCACCGTCATGGTCGGGGCCGACGCCAGCGCCGACGACATCGACCGCGACCTCGTCGCCGCCCTCGCCGACGGGGCGGACCTGACAGTAACCCTGCGCGTGGAGTGA